One Triticum dicoccoides isolate Atlit2015 ecotype Zavitan chromosome 3B, WEW_v2.0, whole genome shotgun sequence genomic window, GGCTTTTTCCACCACTTAATTAACAGGAGAAACACAATCCTTACCTTGAGTTGACCTTGGCTCCTCGAAAGAAGATGTCCTCAATTGTGCAACATCTGAACACAAAATGGGGCCGTTCTAGCTGCGCAAAAGGCGAGCTCATGCTCTTCCCATATGGTGCTAGACCGGATAGCTTAGTTGGCAGTGAAAAATGGACTGTTAATGATTCTTGCACTGCTGCTGATGTTTATGTTGCTGTTGGCAGCCCTTCAACATTTCGCTTAAGGTTTGATTTCTTACTGAGAAATGGTTACCTTCATCGTAATAATATATCTATGGAGgatgattgtgtgtgtgtgtgcatgcgtgtgtgtgtgtgtgtgtgtgtgtgtgtgtgtgtcttttgtTTAATTCTCTCTACATTAATGTAAGGTACTTTCAGATGATCATGATTTTGTATTCattagcatgtcataaaagaaattAGCAATGATGGTTCAGATTTGGAGACTCGACATGTCAAACAGCGTGATATGAAAATCAAGCAGGTACAAAAAATTTCAGCTAATCATCGTTTTGTTTACTTTAGGTATGGATGGTTTGAGCACAATTTGAAGCAACAAAGCAGCGAAGAATCTTTTGCACCCATGCACTCTGCAGAAAAGACCATCGGTGACAAACCTTCAGATCATTTTGTGTTTCCAAACAAACCTTCAGATCCTTTTGAGTTTCCAAACAAACCTTTAGATCCTTTTGAGTTTCCAAACAAACCTTCAGATCCTTTTGAGCTTCCAAACAAATCTTCAGATCCTTTTGAGTTTCCAAGCAAACCTTCAGATCCTTTTGAGTTTCCAAGTAAATTTACCAGTCCATCCGATGTGTGTAACACGGAACAGACTGTGGTGGTGAGTATGCAATTTCATTTGATTCTTACAACAATGATGTCATTTGTACTTGAGACTTAATCCTCTTTGTATGTTTCCAAAATTAGGATAACCAAACCAAAGTGACACCTCTCTCGTGGATAGACTGCATATCCAATATCAGTTTCGGAGCACTCTTATCACAGGCTGTACCCTCTCAAGACAGTAAACAACCGCCTTTGCAAAATAGCTCGATTCTCCAGCAGATTCCTGCTACGTGCGATTCATTTGATGCTGCTATTGCCTCCTTGATTGCTCACCAGCAAACAAGTAACCAACCGAAGGTCTCACATCCATCTGTTTGGGATGCAGAAGAAACTTGTCATGCATTTCCCCGGAATCAAACTTCAGCCAGGATGTTCTCTTCAGCTCATGGCAACAGTAGTGCTATTACCCCGTCTATCCTGGGTGCAATTCCTGAGTCTGATACAGATGGCAACCAGGTAGCTGCTATTCCCTTGCTCTTGTAATGTTCTGTCTTCCAAACACAGTATGTGTTGCTTAATAGCCTTTTCTTGCTGCAGCGTTGTTCTACTGAAGGCAGGAAAGAGGAATCAACCCCTCAGATACCAGGCTTGGGCAATAATGATAATGTGAAGCCAGATGTGCCAATGGTATCATTTAGGGCCTCTTAACAAACATTGATATTTTTGAGATGCTTTGTTTTGCTTTCTCATCCAATTGCTGATTGGATTCTTATATATGCTTACCTGCTCGCTTTCAGCCTGAATCCACCGGTGAGCCAGAGCTTGGGGCATTTGACTCTAGGCTTTTGAGTGGAACCGACAGTTTAGGTCTAAGTGGCTTGCTAGCAAACAGCTTGGATGCATTTCCGAAGTTCACTGTTTCGTAAGGCTCAGAAATTTACATTGAAGACCTGAAGTTATAGATCCTgtaaagatcaccgtttggtttctTGCTTCAAGAACCGATTACTTTTGGGCTTACTGAAGCTGGTCGTGTAGATAATCAGTTAACGGCCCATCTTAGTCACATAAACTTAATTCTTACTGATCGCTCGCTACTTGCGAGAATTCTGTATTTTCAAAATTGTTCATAATCTGCTTGGTTGCTTACCGTTTTGTATGCATCCTGTATTTCGTCAAATGTTTTATGAACAGATATTCTCTTTGAAACTTTGGACTTGAATATCTGTGTGTAAAACCTGAGTGGGCTTACTGAAATTGACCAATTCTTCATCGTTACATTGGTTTGAAGTTGATTGTGCTTGCGCTTTTGTCATGAAAGAAACACTTGGTTGAGAAGTTCAGTGGTATGTTGCTACATGACGATATCAATTTTGTGTTATCATTCTGTCCAATATTTGTTGGAACTCACCAGTTTTCCTTTACTACAAGATACGGGAGGTTGGGAAAGAGGGGGCATGTAGTGATGGCCTACAAGCACAAGCACAGGTTGCAGATGATAGTGTTTCGAAGGGGTCTGAAGATTACGTGGCCAATCTTAGCTTCACTCAACTCTTGACGGTAATCTTGCTAAGATGGTTTACATATCTagaattctactccctccattcacaaatataataTGTTTTGGACATTTCAATATGGACCACCTATGGACTGAAATGAGTAAACAAATACGCTAAAACATGTCTATACACTTCCGATTCACAAaacagttagaacatcttatatagtATTATTTGTGAACGGAGCAAGTAGATAAAGTCGTTTGAGAAGGAGTTCTAACTAGTTTGTTTGATCTACAGGGTCCAGTCCCATATGATCTTTTAACAGGGTTATATTGATGCACTTTTGTTTCATCTCATTCTATATTGTTCATCCTATAAAGAAGCAAGCAACAACTTGGGAGCATTTCGAGTTATTATTACAAAGAAGCAAGCAACTCGGAGCATTTTGGGAGACTGACGCAGTACTGGTAGCGTGTGCGGCCGTACACTTGTGGCCGCCTTCTGCGATCGTGTGTTCCTCTGTACGCTAGCCAGCTGAGACGACGTTGTCGCAGTCCGGATTTAATACCCGTCACTACGGTACCAGCATTTTTCCCAGCTGCATACGTACAGTACTTATTTATGGATATCGTTGGCAGTTGGGCATCGGTTTTTTCCTGGAGGAACTGACGGAGAATGACTCTTCCGGCTGATAAACAAGTCTGAACAGACGCCATTTTCCCCACTTGTGAAGCACGATCTTTTCCTGGGAGAAACTGACGGGGAATTTTTCAAGTCAAACAAGTTTGAAAGGATTTCGCAGCTGATCCTGATCCTGGTTGCTTTGTTTGACCATCGGATCCCTTTCCCTCACCAACTTGCCTGGAGATCCGCAACCGCAACATGCGGCGCTTGCGTCGATGGTCAAATCTGGCGTTCCATCTGAGCGAAACTGATACCCATGcatacttagggcatctccagccgttcggccccccagggcgcctaaatagagcggcctgggggcgtgccggcactagttcggcccctgggggcgccctagctcccagtcacgcccccacgcgCCGGTCTCAGGATGCGGAAAAttcaaacttggtcgttcccgctctcaaaagacgccgTAAATCCGGCGATCGGAtgtagtctggcgttacaaaaaacatAGGGCCGCCGTGCGCAACGATTCACTCGGCTTGGTCGGCTCCAGgtgttggcggagtcggcgtgcgcgggctcgttGGTATCGGACCTGCTTCGTCGCAGGGctgcgtcggcgcggcttcggcactgctgggcggcgatgtagaggcgccgtccgggcttggcgtccgtgtggtcgtgggcgtcatcggcgtcgtcggcgttgccgtcggCATCTCGTTCAGGATGAGGCGGCGCTGCACCAGGTACCAagccttgagcttctcgtcgttgctctggagcatatCCGCCCCGctcatcagaaaagccatgtcggtgttcctcttcttcgcggcgacgttcgtccggagcaggtcgagcttgatggcgttgttctttataagcgacgaccaccgcgcctcggtcttctcttcgcgtaggacggcccgggcctgggcgtcggcgaggcaatgctcgatggactcctgcactcgcgtggttgccgcgtcggcgcttttccccttctttgccaacTTGTGGCCGTCCGGCCGTCCCTCTGACGCGTCCGGAGTCGTCGCATctggcttgtatgtctccttggccttgtcgagggcacgccggacttccgcccacttctcgcacttgtcaatgcgcttgtagacgcggaggtgcttgaagtcggcgtcttggttgtcACCCCGATACATGGCGAACATACGTAGCAGCTGCGCGGAGagacaaacagttggcgggcggcggacgaagatatgcgggcgaacggcgtgcgtacctgatcctcaatgctggcgccgctctccggacgagccgcgacctcctcgacgattccatgccatttgttgcacgccaactggatacgcccccaatggttcgccatcaccttggagccgcgctgcatgtacacgcctttgaagtaggggtcgacgagcttccgcttgtcgaactcggccttgatgcggtcccagtacgtgtccaagctctggttcgcgccggtgatcgggtcgaggcagacgactttccatgcttcggcgaggcattcctcctccttggacgtccacttgatgcgcggttgggctgacctagccgcccgcttcttcttcttctggcgccccttcgtcggaataggagccggctcctcctcctcctcctcctcgtcctcctccacctcgggttcctgcgcgtcgtcgccgtagacgtagccgagctcggcctccatgtcgccgttgaggtccactacctcgtcctgggtggcgaacccgggatACTCGGCGGCCGCGGTCaatcctgtcgcgatgatgtcgtccatgtcggctcccgtgtcgtcggtgtcgccgaggtgcgagaagggtagcGGTCCGCGGTAGAGATGGGGCATCGGTGTGGACGCGTAGGAGGCGGGcgacgagtagttgtatggagggtactgcacgccgacgaaggcgggcgagggcgtgcgcgtagcggggtgaccatgagggaaggtcacgtttgggttgaacccgccgtgcgcgtcgccgtcggcgtagccgggcgacgatgaaccccatggagatccggcgccttgctgtccccagggcgcgtactgggcgtggctgacgacaggtggattcatccccgcctggtcgaccgatgaggaagacgccgccgcgcgcgccgcattgtcacgggccttcttggctatggccctgttccgcctgtcggcggtgaccgcttcgcgccgctgaacttccatcctccactcggcgttcgacaggcccggtggcttcgatggcggcgccctcggtttcctctgcttcggctggaccacggcgccagtcgcggttgccgccgcgcgcggcatggcgtacttcttcggcggcatggcgtacttcttcgcggcgagcgggagggggtttggcgggagaaagggatagaatggcgggaggaaggcgagcgagcgggagagatgcgagggaaaagcgtcaagaaacggcgggaaaagaTCCTCGGGGCGCTTCCAGGGTGGGCCCACGTGCCTTTTTCGCTTGCGCCGGCTCCCCAAGCgtcccccagggcgccgggttcggcctgggtccgccggcaccagttttggcccgagccggcgaaaaacgggtttCTGAAGGCGCGACTggggcctttttttggcgccggcgcggcaaaatcgcctggggagggcctgttgggggcgcggttaGAGATGCTCTTATGTCTCTCCGTTGTTGTTATTGCGGCTGCTGTTGTGCCCATCAAAACTCACTCGTTCCTCATCTACAGTTCAAATCCAAACCCCTCTAGAAATTGATCCTTCCACACGGTTGTGTGTATTACAAGGGAAACATGTAACTGCCGTGTCAACTGCTAAAGTGCCACTCTTAAACCCGGACGTCGACGTCAGTAGACCTGTCAGTCCATTATTCTGCTTGCGCACTACACGTTTcataataaatcaaaagaaaaaaaaaactaagtaGAGTATATGGCTGATGCAACAACAATGACACAATATGTATCAGAGTATAGATTGATTTTCTCCAAGTAACGAACAGCTAGCCAAGCTGCCAAACGGTAGGCCTAACCGAAGGCTTAACCTGCCACTTGGCAACAAGAGGAACAAAGTTCAATCAGCTTGGACTAGGGGAATCCCGTTTCAAACCAGTTAAGACGATAGACATTAAGTTACAAAATATACACACATACAGAGAGGAGCTGCCACCAGATAAACCAAACGTGATTACAGGATGAGGCTGAGTCATGAACTCATGATCAACAAAAAGTACTTTCTGGTAGAGTTGGGGCCGCTTCGGCGATCATGGTCGATCTCTTGATCCCAAAGTAATGGACACTCCATATGCAATGATGAGCACCAAGATCGATAAACCGGTAATGGAGTGTAAGCACGCGCCTAAATGTACTTTATGTCGTGAAAGAGAAAAATAATATTGCACTACCGTGTCAAAATTCAGGTAACGCAGGAATTTGGCAAACTGAGTGTAGCTAAGATGGTTAGGTTTCTTGTGGTGGAACTAGCCTTTCATGTTTCAATTCCTAGACTTGGCACCGGTGCTCGCATTTTTTTAGTTTTACTTTCAGATTTTTCGGGATgttcgttcagtgggaggagacgttcccattAGTCCTGTCCATGGGAAGTCCGGCCCGACCCGACCCAGCCCGACCCGGCCTGGCCCGACGCTGCCCcccggccgggctcgggcctagtttttgagccagaaggccgggccgggcccgggcccgtcgtttttgcatttttctgaaggtctggtcgggccgggccgggcccgtcGTTTTTGCATTTTTCTGAAGGTCGGGCCGGGTCGGCCCGGAGCCTGACGGGCTTTTacgtgttcgggccgggctcggtccTAGAAACATAGGTCCGATGGCCGGGCCTGGGTTTTTtgtgtcgggcttggctaggcccgacccaaagcccggcccggcccgaggtttggccaTGTATAGTTCCCATCGACTACAAAGGCGCTGGTGACTTCTTCAATCTCAAGATGATTGTGTCAGCATGTGTTAAAAGAAAAGAAACACAAGAATTTGGTAGTGGCGGAAAAAATTCCCCCGAAAACAATGTAACCTGAGGACATTATCCACCACAATGGTCACATGACACCAGGAGCCAAAAGGCATTTTCCCATTACAAGAAAGCTACATTTGAGCCATCTTGCAATTTGATCATGTCATGCCATTGCCACCATGAGTGGAGGAGAGCGGCTGGTTTGTTTGCTAGCCAGTTGGTGCCCTCTCCACTTCAAAGGGGTCTTCAAAATGTCAACTTCTATAGCCATGGACCACGGGCCCAAATAATTTTAATGATTGAGACAGCCTAGGATATGTTTATTATCTCATTCCATTCGGTTGCAAATGGCTAAGATAATAAGCTGGGAAATTCATGCCCTCTTGAACCATATGAATTATGACTTTTTTGCTCCACGTATAATGCTTGTAATAATTATGTTTCACATCAACGGATTGAGCGTGTGTCATATGGTTAGATTCTTTGTGGTGGAACCAATCCAGAAGgattcaagtcctagacttgacattggtgcacatatttttctgaatttattttagaattttcagCGATGTTcgctcagtgggaggagacgttcccgtccgcTACGACACGCCTGTTGTGATTTCCTTCATAGGGTGTATTTGTATGTGAGCATCTGTGATCGTACCATGTTAAAAAATGTTTCAGTGCAAAAGACATTGTTTTTGTTTGGGAAAACAGATTTGTTGTTTGGAAAACATAAACAACTTCAAGTTCAAATTTGCGAAGGGTTACATAGTCAACTTAATTAGAGATGGTGAGCTCATTACTCTAGACTCTGGTTGTATATATCAAATCGTATCGAAACATATCTTCTGCATTATGAAAAAACAAGCAAATAGAGATCACGTTCTCTTCATTTCCATTATGCCAGTTGTATGCATGGTGTTGAGGGTTTGAAATAGTAAAGACACACTTGGCTTAGTGACAGCAAGAATTGATTGACATAGCTTATTTTGAGGGTTTAGGGGGGAAGCACAGCATGAAAAGTCCAGCTACGATGCTCCCTTCAAAAAGAAAAAGTCCAGCTACGATCCTTCACTCAGACGATGCAACGAGATATTCTGTAATTGATGTTGCGTTTAGCAATGTTTCTTTAGAAGACATCTAGTAGGTGGTTGATGAACCATAAATACGAGATATTCTATAATTGACATTGTGTTTAGCAATGCGTTTTTAGGAGTCACCTAGGTGGTTGATGAAACATAAACATGTATGTTGAATACTATATATCCATATAATATATAACAAGCCCCGCACAAACATATTTGTCATGAAACAAAAAATTATGTCGACGCATACTCGACAGCGTGATGTACGCTGAGAACATCATGTTTCAAGTTGTCTCCATGTAACAATTTTCATGCGATGGAAATATAGTTTTCGTACGATTAAATTATTTCCGCGTGAGTAATTCGGTTTAATTTTTCCAGGGTACTCCAGTCAGCTATGTGCTGTTAGATTATTAATTCTAGCCAGCTATTCTCACTTCATCAGAAAATAAATAGTCCAGTCAGAAATGTGTTGGTGCCATGCTAGCACAACATGAGTACTTATTATTTATACTCCTAAAAAAACAGTACTTATTTACTAGCAGTACTCTACTTACTTAATTAAGAAGATTCCCATCCTCagctgaaaaaagaagaagaagatttccaTCCTAACCCACGATAAAAAAAAAGAACACCCACCGGCCACCTCTCTGCCCATCTACATATACGCGACCCACGACGGCGTCTCCCACCTCCCACAACCGCTCCGCTACCTCCTCTTCTTGATTCCTGCCACTGTCCGCCTCTCCCGCCCGGCCCTCGCCATGGACGGCGCCGACAGCATGCGGTTCCAGCGGCAGGCCTCCTGCTCCTGCGCCCCCTCCATGTCCCGCGGCTACGTCCGCAGCGGCTTCGACCTCGACGACGACGACTTCGACGGCTTCGCCGACGGGCACTTCGACAAGGCCGGCGTCGTCCAGCACGGGAGGGCGCCGCCCACCGCCGCGTCGCGCGGGTGCGGCACGAAGCTGAGGGGCCTGTGGCGGAAGATCGTCCGGGAGAAGAAGAGGATACTGCTCTGCTCCACCGGCTGCGTGCCCGTCGGcggggcctcggcggcggcgcgggagccCTACGACGCGTACAGCTACGCGCAGAACTTCGACGACGGCGCGGCCTGGGTGGAGCCCGACAACCTCTCGCGCTCCTTCTCCGCGCGCTTCGCCGTCCCCTCCAGGGTCCTGCAGCGGGTCGCCGTGtagacacgacacgacacgacccGCCGCCGGCGGCTGCGACCGCGGCCGACCGtcgtttctttcttttgttttcgtTCTTTGTTTCTTGTTCTTCTCATCTCTGTCTCAGTTTTGGAGTCGTCAACAACTGTGAAAAAGGAATGTTCTTTGCCCGCCTGTAAATGGTAGCCCCTCAATCCCAATATCATGATCAGCATCTGCACCAATCTTCATTGATTTTGCCCCAAACCCTTATGAATCTTGCAGCAAGATGCAAGCAACTCACTCACATGTCTTGCAACGTTGAATCAGACATACATACTGTGGTAATGATTTGCTTAGTTCCAACATCTATCAAACATGTGAAAAACAGTTTGTTTCGAGAATCCAAGTGCACATCTTACCAGAAAATGATTATCCCTTTTACGCCCTCTCTTTACAGAATTATTATTACTCTGAACAATCTCATCCAATTCAAAGCGTGTGCGCAGCAATTAGGTGTAAAGTGCAGATAACCTAGCGTGGTCAAACATGTTTCTTGGTGATTAGGCGATGCGTCCGCACATGTGAGGTTGATTGGAGTCCTCCATGTTGCTCTTTTTCAATGCACCAAACGCTTGCAAATTTGACCACCAAATGGATTTTCACGAAGACGTGACAGCGAAATATCTGACCATCTACAGAAAATTCACACACACCAACGACAATTTGGTGAAGCAAATTTCATTCCATTGACAGTTTTGTGTCACAAATTAATGGAGAAAACTCGGTACAATTTTGTGTGTGTGGGAATTAGGACGGAGGACGGGGTTGGCATCACACGCCGTTGTTGCCGACCTCATCTCTCTTCCGAAAGGGAGATGTCGCAGTTAATCTGGGTCTTTAAACGAAGAGGCAATCTTGTTGCCCATCTCCATCAAAGAAAAGGGCTGTTCTTTTCGTAGGTTCACCACTTTGGCACCGTGATCTTTTTTGTGTATTTGCAAGTGGATTATCATGCACTACTTCCTCGCTCAGATGCAGGCCAGGGAtaatccttcttttctaaaaaaaaaagtaCTACTTCCTcggtaaacaaatataagatgttttacagACCTGTGTCAAGTCTCTAAAACGAACCTAAAATTCTCAAATCTAACGAACGGTTCTACGGCTGCATTTGGTACTGCGGCGGATCATGAACTCATGATAATCCAGTTCCGTTTGTTCCAAAGGTTTTTTCCCCTGTTTTAGCTGCTGTTTGCTCTTTCATTTTTGTCTACTTTTGTGACTAACTTTTTACACCATTTTTTACAAAAAAAAACACAGTAAGAAATCATACGACAATTCCTGAAAAAAAAAGAAATCATTCAACAACAACCTCAAACTTAGCCTAATTGAAGCAAATAAATACTCTATATGACAATTGCACATGGAGATGATCCAGGTTTTAACTCCTAATAACGTTCATGAGGCCTACTGTCAGGTACACTGGATCTCCTCTGCGGATccatgctctgctctggatctctccaacaaaGATAATGCAACGACCGTGTACACTGAACAAAGAGCAACGGATGCGTGTACTTGGGTCATGATCCATTGCACGCCAGGATATATACCACATTCTCTAGTATCGATCGATCTGATATACGGAGTACTAATATGTTTCAGATAGCAGGCCAGCTACAGTCTTCGAGTAAAATTCGCTTGTCGAGTGTCATGTACGATGCATCTGCAAGTGCCCACCTTTGCTTGAAGTGGAAGATCGTGCCGGGATAATGTAAGCTCTGCAGGTTGCATACGTTGAACTGTTTTTAGCGTGAAATTTACTATGAGGTGGTCGGGGTACATGCATGCATCTTATACATAAAATAAAAATTGCGAAGGGGGCCACCCTTTACTGTTCGGCTCGGCGAGTTTAGACTTGGTTGTGATCGGAATGGACACGTTTGAGAGTTTGACCCTTCACTTAGTTTCAACACCAAACATCTTTGGTCTTTGTCACGTCAAAAAATTATGACCAGTGACATGGCGGTGGTTGTAGTTTTTTTCTCTGACAACCCTGTGACCACAAAAGAGATTTTTTATATGAATATAATTGCGAGGAAATTAAAATAAATGCCAAAAAGATAACTATTGGTGCAATAATTTGCCTTCTTATGTTTTAGAGATTGTTGTAAAAAACAGCAAATGActgatgtgtttgctagtgcacacatagTAACAGGTCCCTAAAGTCATGAGGAGTTTGGTACAAACTCCAAAGATAATCTCCTGCGTGGTAGCGAGGATTATCACCGAAAATTATGCTGTCGAGAGTGACCCCAAAAATATGTTGACGCAAAGCAATTGGTTCGGTGTCTATTCGAAGGAATTGACTGCAACCGAGAAGTTGAAGAAGAAATGAAGACATACCATTTATTTCATTGTTCTTctttctctttattgagtcatatgaccaccgtactattaagaaggATATAGTGTTTGAaactttgattctctgatgctaaaacCAATCCTATGTGAGTTGAGAGAAAAATCTCTTTGTGTTTCATGCAAATACTTGGCcagcaagtgttggaaatatgccctagaggcaataataaaatgattattattatatttccttgttcatgataactgtctgttattcatgctataattgtgttatccggaaatcgtaatacatgtgtgaatatatagaccacaacatgtccctagtaagcctctagttgactagctcgttgatcaatagatagtcatggtttcctggctatggacattggatgtcattgataacgggggtcacatcattagaagaatgatgtgatggacaagacccaatcctaagcatagcacaagatcgtgtagtttgtttgctagagcttttccaatgtcaagtatcttttccttagaccatgagatcgtgtaactcccagataccgtaggggtgctttgggtgtaccaaacgtcacaacgtaactgggtgactataaatgtatactacgggtatccccaaaagtatctgttgggttgacacggatcgagactgagatttgtcactccgtatgacggagaggtatctctaggcccactcggtaatgcatcatcgtaatgagcttaaagtgaccaagtgtttggtcacgggatcat contains:
- the LOC119280976 gene encoding uncharacterized protein LOC119280976; the protein is MDGADSMRFQRQASCSCAPSMSRGYVRSGFDLDDDDFDGFADGHFDKAGVVQHGRAPPTAASRGCGTKLRGLWRKIVREKKRILLCSTGCVPVGGASAAAREPYDAYSYAQNFDDGAAWVEPDNLSRSFSARFAVPSRVLQRVAV
- the LOC119275151 gene encoding TSL-kinase interacting protein 1-like codes for the protein MKAPEQRRKPTDTEAKAKLGGDKLHCLKPGKYTHKSSGNIGAKCRREDAQSFTSSKIALKGGSFMEVPFNNSTNLPAQPPNYSKKMKLQFFPIDEAIQKVLQQEKHNPYLELTLAPRKKMSSIVQHLNTKWGRSSCAKGELMLFPYGARPDSLVGSEKWTVNDSCTAADVYVAVGSPSTFRLRYGWFEHNLKQQSSEESFAPMHSAEKTIGDKPSDHFVFPNKPSDPFEFPNKPLDPFEFPNKPSDPFELPNKSSDPFEFPSKPSDPFEFPSKFTSPSDVCNTEQTVVDNQTKVTPLSWIDCISNISFGALLSQAVPSQDSKQPPLQNSSILQQIPATCDSFDAAIASLIAHQQTSNQPKVSHPSVWDAEETCHAFPRNQTSARMFSSAHGNSSAITPSILGAIPESDTDGNQRCSTEGRKEESTPQIPGLGNNDNVKPDVPMPESTGEPELGAFDSRLLSGTDSLGLSGLLANSLDAFPKFTVS